Proteins co-encoded in one Ictalurus punctatus breed USDA103 chromosome 18, Coco_2.0, whole genome shotgun sequence genomic window:
- the bxdc2 gene encoding ribosome biogenesis protein BRX1 homolog translates to MAAAKRKRGGAQATPKKKVKFVENGEKEKNVTTKQEPSKEITVPPPVSLGKWKNKERVLVFSSRGINFRTRHLMQDLKTMMPHSKADNKMDRKDKLFVVNEVCEIKNCNKCIFFEAKKKKDLYMWISNVPHGPSAKFLVQNLHTLAELKMTGNCLKGSRPLLSFDPKFDTEPHYALLKELFIQTFSTPQYHPRSQPFVDHVFTFTIADNRIWFRNYQIIEEDASLVEIGPRFVLNLIKIFHGSFGGPTLYENPHFQSPNAYRRLVRLSMSAKQKERQMVKQIRLEKRSETKEVQTKDVTDDVFITPAEEKLVTVELEAPAPQPSKKKKKTLSDLKKRTLLKRKGIR, encoded by the exons ATGGCGGCGGCCAAGAGAAAACGTGGAGGAGCACAAGCTACACCgaaaaagaaagtaaagtttgtagaaaatggagaaaaagagaaaaatgttaCGACGAAACAAGAGCCGAGTAAAGAGATCACAGTTCCGCCTCCGGTTTCTCTG GGCAAGTGGAAAAACAAGGAACGGGTTTTAGTTTTCTCTTCTCGGGGCATCAACTTCAGGACACGGCATCTGATGCAGGATCTCAAGACCATGATGCCTCACTCGAAAGCAG ACAACAAAATGGACAGAAAAGacaaactgtttgtggtgaaCGAG GTGTGTGAAATCAAAAACTGCAACAAGTGCATATTCTTCGAAGCGAAGAAGAAAAAGGACCTCTACATGTG GATCTCGAACGTTCCTCATGGACCTTCAGCCAAGTTCCTGGTTCAGAACC tgCACACACTCGCTGAGCTGAAAATGACCGGGAATTGCCTGAAAGGATCCAGACCGTTGCTCTCGTTCGATCCC AAATTCGATACGGAGCCTCACTACGCCCTGCTGAAGGAGCTGTTCATTCAG ACCTTCTCGACGCCGCAATATCATCCCAGGAGCCAGCCGTTTGTGGACCACGTGTTCACCTTCACCATCGCCGACAACCGAATATGGTTCAGAAATTATCAG ATTATCGAAGAGGACGCGTCTCTCGTAGAAATCGGACCTCGCTTTGTCCTCAATTTGATAAAAATTTTCCATGGCAGCTTCGGCGGACCGACGCTTTACGAAAACCCTCACTTCCAGTCACCCAACGCG TATCGGCGCTTAGTGCGGCTCAGCATGTCCGCTAAACAAAAAGAGAGGCAGATGGTGAAGCAGATCCGTCTGGAGAAAAGGAGCGAGACCAAGGAAGTGCAGACGAAGGATGTGACGGACGACGTGTTCATCACGCCAGCGGAGGAGAAACTGGTCACGGTGGAGCTCGAGGCTCCGGCGCCACAACcgagcaagaagaagaagaagacactGTCTGATCTGAAGAAGAGGACACTGCTGAAACGCAAAGGCATCCGATGA
- the nup54 gene encoding nucleoporin p54 isoform X1 produces the protein MSFNFGGGTTNTASSSGFSFGSFGAKTTASTAFGFGTGTTTTASSGFGSLSAPAFGAATTTTPSTGFGFGATNTGAFGGFGTTTTSASAAPSFNFSNPTNTGAGGLFGNTQNKGFGFSSGLGTGTGTGAGFGSGLGGGGLGFGGFSLQTMQPQQGGLFGQQAQAPTQSNQLINTASALSAPTLLNDERDAILAKWNQLQAFWGTGKGYFNNNIPPVDFTQENPFCRFKAVGFSCIPSSKDEDGLLALALNKKEVDVRGQQQQLVESLHKILGGNPTLAVNVEGVKALPDDQTEVMIYVVERSPNGTSKRVPASTLFSYMEQANVKNQLQQLGVMMSVTRTALSHAQLKQLLQNPPAGVDPIIWEQAKVDNPDPEKLIPVPMVGFKELLHRLKIQEQMTKQHQTRVDIIATDISELQKNQATTVAKIAQYKRKLMDLSHRVLQVLIRQEIQSKSGYAIQVDEEHLRVQLDTIQSELNAPTQFKGRLNELMSQIRMQNHYGAVRAEERYIVDTDLLREIKQHLKQQQEGLSHLISVIKDDMEDIKIIEQGLHDSVHVRAGKLS, from the exons atgtcGTTCAACTTCGGCGGCGGGACCACGAACACAGCGA GCTCGTCTGGGTTTTCATTCGGTTCATTCGGTGCCAAAACGACAGCGTCCACAGCTTTTGGCTTTGGTACTGGTACCACCACTACCGCCTCATCCGGATTTGGTA GTCTGTCTGCCCCTGCTTTTGGGGCGGCCACCACGACGACGCCGTCCACGGGGTTCGGATTTGGTGCCACAAACACAG GCGCGTTCGGAGGCTTcggcaccaccaccacctcggCTTCCGCTGCCCCCAGCTTCAACTTCTCCAACCCCACCAACACAG GGGCTGGTGGTCTGTTCGGAAATACCCAGAACAAAGGCTTTGGGTTTTCGTCTGGTCTGGGAACAGGGACCGGTACCGGGGCAGGGTTTGGCTCCGGGTTGGGAGGTGGAGGTCTCGGCTTCGGGGGCTTCAGTCTTCAGACCATGCAGCCACAGCAAG gAGGTCTGTTCGGCCAGCAGGCCCAAGCACCGACACAGTCTAATCAACTCATCAACACGGCCAGCGCTCTCTCCGCGCCCACGCTGCTGAACGACGAGCGCGACGCCATCCTGGCCAAATGGAACCAGCTGCAGGCCTTCTGGGGTACCGGCAAGGGCTACTTCAACAACAACATCCCGCCCGTGGACTTCACCCAGGAGAACCCTTTCTGCCGATTCAAG gcagTGGGCTTCAGCTGCATCCCCAGCAGTAAGGACGAGGACGGTCTGTTGGCTCTGGCTCTTAATAAGAAGGAGGTGGACGTTCGCggtcagcagcagcagctggtCGAATCTCTACACAAAATTCTGGGTGGAAACCCGACGCTCGCCGTGAACGTAGAGGGAGTTAAAGCTCTGCCCGATGACCA GACGGAGGTTATGATCTACGTGGTGGAGCGCTCGCCCAACGGCACGTCGAAGCGAGTCCCAGCCTCCACACTCTTTAGCTACATGGAGCAGGCCAACGTTAAGAACCAGCTGCAGCAGCTCGGTGTGATGATGAGCGTCACTCGGACAGCGCTTTCTCACGCGCAGCTCAAACAGCTCCTGCAGAATCCTCCCGCAG GAGTCGATCCGATCATATGGGAGCAGGCTAAAGTGGACAATCCTGACCCTGAGAA GCTGATCCCGGTGCCCATGGTTGGTTTTAAGGAGTTGCTGCACAGGTTGAAGATTCAAGAACAGATGACTAAACAGCACCAGACCAGAGTAGAC ATAATCGCCACAGACATCAGTGAGCTTCAGAAGAACCAGGCCACCACTGTGGCTAAAATCGCTCAGTACAAGAGGAAGCTGATGGACCTGTCACACCGAGTTCTGCAG gtgctgaTAAGACAGGAAATTCAGAGCAAGAGCGGTTACGCCATCCAGGTGGATGAAGAGCACCTCAGGGTGCAGCTGGACACCATTCAGTCTGAGCTTAACGCTCCAACGCAgtttaag GGACGGCTGAATGAGCTGATGTCTCAGATCCGGATGCAGAACCACTACGGTGCGGTGCGTGCCGAGGAGCGGTACATCGTAGACACGGACCTGCTCCGAGAGATCAAGCAG CATCTGAAGCAGCAGCAGGAGGGTCTGAGTCACCTGATCAGTGTGATAAAGGACGACATGGAGGACATCAAGATCATCGAACAGGGACTGCATGATAGCGTACATGTGAGGGCCGGAAAACTCAGCtga
- the nup54 gene encoding nucleoporin p54 isoform X2: protein MSFNFGGGTTNTASLSAPAFGAATTTTPSTGFGFGATNTGAFGGFGTTTTSASAAPSFNFSNPTNTGAGGLFGNTQNKGFGFSSGLGTGTGTGAGFGSGLGGGGLGFGGFSLQTMQPQQGGLFGQQAQAPTQSNQLINTASALSAPTLLNDERDAILAKWNQLQAFWGTGKGYFNNNIPPVDFTQENPFCRFKAVGFSCIPSSKDEDGLLALALNKKEVDVRGQQQQLVESLHKILGGNPTLAVNVEGVKALPDDQTEVMIYVVERSPNGTSKRVPASTLFSYMEQANVKNQLQQLGVMMSVTRTALSHAQLKQLLQNPPAGVDPIIWEQAKVDNPDPEKLIPVPMVGFKELLHRLKIQEQMTKQHQTRVDIIATDISELQKNQATTVAKIAQYKRKLMDLSHRVLQVLIRQEIQSKSGYAIQVDEEHLRVQLDTIQSELNAPTQFKGRLNELMSQIRMQNHYGAVRAEERYIVDTDLLREIKQHLKQQQEGLSHLISVIKDDMEDIKIIEQGLHDSVHVRAGKLS from the exons atgtcGTTCAACTTCGGCGGCGGGACCACGAACACAGCGA GTCTGTCTGCCCCTGCTTTTGGGGCGGCCACCACGACGACGCCGTCCACGGGGTTCGGATTTGGTGCCACAAACACAG GCGCGTTCGGAGGCTTcggcaccaccaccacctcggCTTCCGCTGCCCCCAGCTTCAACTTCTCCAACCCCACCAACACAG GGGCTGGTGGTCTGTTCGGAAATACCCAGAACAAAGGCTTTGGGTTTTCGTCTGGTCTGGGAACAGGGACCGGTACCGGGGCAGGGTTTGGCTCCGGGTTGGGAGGTGGAGGTCTCGGCTTCGGGGGCTTCAGTCTTCAGACCATGCAGCCACAGCAAG gAGGTCTGTTCGGCCAGCAGGCCCAAGCACCGACACAGTCTAATCAACTCATCAACACGGCCAGCGCTCTCTCCGCGCCCACGCTGCTGAACGACGAGCGCGACGCCATCCTGGCCAAATGGAACCAGCTGCAGGCCTTCTGGGGTACCGGCAAGGGCTACTTCAACAACAACATCCCGCCCGTGGACTTCACCCAGGAGAACCCTTTCTGCCGATTCAAG gcagTGGGCTTCAGCTGCATCCCCAGCAGTAAGGACGAGGACGGTCTGTTGGCTCTGGCTCTTAATAAGAAGGAGGTGGACGTTCGCggtcagcagcagcagctggtCGAATCTCTACACAAAATTCTGGGTGGAAACCCGACGCTCGCCGTGAACGTAGAGGGAGTTAAAGCTCTGCCCGATGACCA GACGGAGGTTATGATCTACGTGGTGGAGCGCTCGCCCAACGGCACGTCGAAGCGAGTCCCAGCCTCCACACTCTTTAGCTACATGGAGCAGGCCAACGTTAAGAACCAGCTGCAGCAGCTCGGTGTGATGATGAGCGTCACTCGGACAGCGCTTTCTCACGCGCAGCTCAAACAGCTCCTGCAGAATCCTCCCGCAG GAGTCGATCCGATCATATGGGAGCAGGCTAAAGTGGACAATCCTGACCCTGAGAA GCTGATCCCGGTGCCCATGGTTGGTTTTAAGGAGTTGCTGCACAGGTTGAAGATTCAAGAACAGATGACTAAACAGCACCAGACCAGAGTAGAC ATAATCGCCACAGACATCAGTGAGCTTCAGAAGAACCAGGCCACCACTGTGGCTAAAATCGCTCAGTACAAGAGGAAGCTGATGGACCTGTCACACCGAGTTCTGCAG gtgctgaTAAGACAGGAAATTCAGAGCAAGAGCGGTTACGCCATCCAGGTGGATGAAGAGCACCTCAGGGTGCAGCTGGACACCATTCAGTCTGAGCTTAACGCTCCAACGCAgtttaag GGACGGCTGAATGAGCTGATGTCTCAGATCCGGATGCAGAACCACTACGGTGCGGTGCGTGCCGAGGAGCGGTACATCGTAGACACGGACCTGCTCCGAGAGATCAAGCAG CATCTGAAGCAGCAGCAGGAGGGTCTGAGTCACCTGATCAGTGTGATAAAGGACGACATGGAGGACATCAAGATCATCGAACAGGGACTGCATGATAGCGTACATGTGAGGGCCGGAAAACTCAGCtga